In Fibrobacter sp. UWEL, the following proteins share a genomic window:
- a CDS encoding Fic family protein — translation MLYVHQYPDWTHFRYDSQAIMNALGLVRRTQGKLIGLAEICGAQELEAEIITQEIAASFSIDHHDLNLEDIRADVEKRAKASRNFIINSLGAIQNASTAFTTERLFNWHSALSKKNPFRLRNTDNKITSGNAPAELSFVGPHHESLAKLVEKFIAWFETSPLDGIVKAAIAQFWFLTLRPFEEANGRLARMITAMQLVRSSDFGKYLYPINSQILARRDEYMSILNKAQRSSGDITEWILWFLQRLQDAMEETLRTLTAKASQIQQQQRFAGAALSVRQQMLLDAALSGKLPQLFSAKDVALILEASHDTALREIQGMISKGVFKAAPKGGRSQKYCLA, via the coding sequence ATGCTATACGTTCATCAATATCCCGACTGGACCCATTTCCGATACGATTCCCAGGCCATTATGAATGCGCTGGGGCTAGTGCGACGCACCCAAGGGAAATTGATTGGCCTTGCAGAAATTTGCGGAGCCCAGGAACTGGAAGCAGAAATTATTACGCAGGAAATTGCAGCCAGTTTTTCAATAGATCATCACGATTTGAATCTGGAAGACATCCGCGCCGATGTGGAGAAGCGAGCCAAGGCATCTCGAAATTTTATCATCAACAGTCTTGGCGCAATTCAGAATGCAAGTACAGCATTCACTACGGAACGTCTTTTCAACTGGCACAGCGCGCTAAGCAAGAAGAATCCGTTCCGACTCCGCAATACGGACAACAAAATCACAAGCGGAAATGCTCCTGCGGAATTATCCTTTGTGGGGCCGCATCACGAGAGTTTGGCTAAGTTGGTTGAAAAATTCATCGCCTGGTTCGAGACTTCGCCTCTGGACGGAATAGTAAAGGCCGCCATTGCCCAGTTCTGGTTCTTGACCCTGCGTCCCTTTGAGGAAGCCAATGGCCGCCTGGCTCGAATGATTACCGCCATGCAGCTGGTGCGTTCCAGCGATTTCGGCAAATACCTCTACCCCATCAACAGTCAGATTCTTGCTCGCCGCGATGAATACATGAGCATTCTAAATAAGGCCCAGCGTAGCAGTGGCGACATTACGGAATGGATTTTGTGGTTCCTCCAGCGACTGCAGGATGCCATGGAAGAAACACTCCGGACGCTTACCGCGAAGGCAAGCCAGATCCAGCAACAGCAGCGTTTCGCCGGCGCCGCCTTAAGTGTCCGCCAGCAAATGCTTTTAGACGCAGCTCTTTCCGGAAAACTCCCTCAGTTGTTCTCAGCGAAGGACGTGGCCCTCATCCTGGAAGCCAGCCACGACACCGCCCTCCGAGAAATTCAGGGAATGATCTCCAAGGGCGTTTTCAAGGCCGCACCGAAAGGCGGACGCAGCCAGAAATACTGCCTGGCTTAA